The Pseudomonas sp. SCB32 DNA window CCGTGGCGCCGACCAAGGAGTCCTTGCCCTGCAACCCGCCTCGCAGGATATCTGGGACAGCAAATACCGCTTGAAGCAAAAGAGCGGCAAGCCCATCGACGGCAGCGTCGACGAGACCTGGCAGCGCGTCGCCCGCGCCCTGGCGGACGTCGAGGCGGACAAGGCGTTGCGCGAGCACTGGTACGAACGCTTCCTCTGGGCCCTGCGCAATGGCGCAATCCCGGCCGGGCGGATCATCTCCAATGCCGGCGCCCAGGGGCACAAGCCGGCGACCTCGACCATCAATTGCACCGTCTCCGGGATCATCCGCGACTCCATGGACGACATCCTGCAGAAGGTCCACGAGGCCGGGCTGACGCTGAAGGCCGGCTGCGGCATCGGCTACGAATTCAGCACCCTGCGCCCGCGCGGCGCCTACGTTTCCGGTGCCGGCGCGCACACCAGCGGGCCGCTCTCGTTCATGGATATCTACGACAAGATGTGCTTCACCGTCAGCTCCGCCGGTGGGCGGCGCGGTGCGCAGATGGGCACCTTCGACGTCAGCCATCCGGACGTGCGCGAGTTCATCCGCGCCAAGCGCGAGGACGGCCGCCTGCGCCAGTTCAACCTCAGCCTGCTGATCACCGACGACTTCATGGCCGCAGTGGAGGTTGACGAGGACTGGCCGCTGATCTTCCCGGTCCACCAGAAGGAGCGCGACGAAGTCGATCTGGACGACGCCGAGCACGTGGTCTGGCGTGACTGGCCAGTGCACGACGAATACCTGGTGCGCGAAGACGGCCGCGTGGCCTGTCGGGTCTACGGTCGGGTCAAGGCGCGGCACCTGTGGGACATGATCATGGTCTCCACCTACGATTACGCCGAGCCGGGCTTCATCCTCATCGACCGGGTCAACGAGCTGAACAACAACTGGTGGTGCGAAGCCATCCGCGCGACCAATCCCTGTGGCGAGCAACCGCTTCCGCCCTATGGCTCCTGCCTGCTGGGCTCGGTGAACCTGACCTGCTTCGTGAACGACGCCTTCGGCGCGCACGCGCGCTTCGACTGGGAGCGCTTCCGCGAAGTGGTGCGCGTCTTCACCCGCATGCTCGACAACGTGGTGGAGATCAACGGCCTGCCGCTGGAGCAGCAGCGCGCGGAAATCCTCGGCAAGCGCCGCCACGGCATGGGTTTCCTCGGCTTGGGCTCGGCACTGACCCTGCTCAAGCTGCGCTATGGCAGCCCGGAGGCCTGCGTGTTCACCGAGGAAGTAGCACGGGAAATGGCCCTGGTGGGCTGGGAAGTGGCCCTGGAGCTGTCCCGCGAGAAAGGCCCGGCGCCGGTCTTGGCGCAGGACTACGACGTGACCGCCGAGATGCTGCGCAAACGCCCAGAGATGGTCGACGATGGCTACAAGGTCGGCGACAAGGTGGCCGGCCGGGTACTTCACGCCAAGTACTCGCGCTACATGCAGCGGGTCGCCGAATACGCGCCGCAGCTGGTGGAAGAGCTGGCCGAGCAGGGTGCGCGCTTCACCCACCACAGCTCCATCGCACCCACCGGGACCATCAGCCTGAGCCTGGCCAACAACGCCTCCAACGGCATCGAGCCAAGCTTTGCCCACCACTACTCGCGCAACCTGATCCGCGCCGGTCGCAAGACCAAGGAGAAGATCTCGGTCTACAGCTACGAACTGCTGGCCTACCGCGCCCTGGTGGACAACCACGCCGTGCCGGACGCGGAGGAGGAGAAGCACCGCCTGCCGGAGTATTTCATCACCGCCGACGACATCACCCCGCAGCAGCACGTGGACATCCAGGCGGCGGCGCAGAAGTGGATCGACTCGTCGATCTCCAAGACCGCCAACGTCCCCACCGACTACCCGTTCGAGGACTTCAAGGACATCTACCTCTACGCCTGGCGCCAGGGCCTGAAGGGGTGCACCACCTTCCGCTTCAACCCGGCGGCCTTCCAGGGTGTGCTGGTGAAGGAGTCGGACCTGGAGAAGACGGTGTACCGCTTCGAGCTGGAAGACGGCAGCGTGGTGGAGCTCAAGGGCAACGAGGAAGTGGAGTACGACGGCGAGATGCATACCGCCGCCAACCTCTTCGACGCCCTGAAAGAAGGCTATTACGGCAAGTACTGATACCCCTGGAGAGACGTGATGAGTGTCAAGATCAACCAGAAGATCAAAGGCTTCCAGGTGGTGGACGTGGCCGAGGAAAAGGCCCGCGCCGAAGCCGCCCAGGCGGCCGCGGTGGT harbors:
- a CDS encoding adenosylcobalamin-dependent ribonucleoside-diphosphate reductase, giving the protein MAKTDARPRGADQGVLALQPASQDIWDSKYRLKQKSGKPIDGSVDETWQRVARALADVEADKALREHWYERFLWALRNGAIPAGRIISNAGAQGHKPATSTINCTVSGIIRDSMDDILQKVHEAGLTLKAGCGIGYEFSTLRPRGAYVSGAGAHTSGPLSFMDIYDKMCFTVSSAGGRRGAQMGTFDVSHPDVREFIRAKREDGRLRQFNLSLLITDDFMAAVEVDEDWPLIFPVHQKERDEVDLDDAEHVVWRDWPVHDEYLVREDGRVACRVYGRVKARHLWDMIMVSTYDYAEPGFILIDRVNELNNNWWCEAIRATNPCGEQPLPPYGSCLLGSVNLTCFVNDAFGAHARFDWERFREVVRVFTRMLDNVVEINGLPLEQQRAEILGKRRHGMGFLGLGSALTLLKLRYGSPEACVFTEEVAREMALVGWEVALELSREKGPAPVLAQDYDVTAEMLRKRPEMVDDGYKVGDKVAGRVLHAKYSRYMQRVAEYAPQLVEELAEQGARFTHHSSIAPTGTISLSLANNASNGIEPSFAHHYSRNLIRAGRKTKEKISVYSYELLAYRALVDNHAVPDAEEEKHRLPEYFITADDITPQQHVDIQAAAQKWIDSSISKTANVPTDYPFEDFKDIYLYAWRQGLKGCTTFRFNPAAFQGVLVKESDLEKTVYRFELEDGSVVELKGNEEVEYDGEMHTAANLFDALKEGYYGKY